A genome region from Macaca nemestrina isolate mMacNem1 chromosome 20, mMacNem.hap1, whole genome shotgun sequence includes the following:
- the LOC105489382 gene encoding N-acetyllactosaminide beta-1,3-N-acetylglucosaminyltransferase 3 isoform X1 produces the protein MRCLRHLRPNATLILAIVAFTLLLLFSLQLSPPTRKVQEQPPATPEALAWPTPPTHPARAPCQANTSMANHPDFAKQPKNVQDFLLYKHCRDFPLLQDVPPSKCAQPVFLLLVIKSSPTNYERRELLRRTWGRERKVRGLQLRLLFLVGTASSPHQARKVNRLLQLEAQTHGDILQWDFHDSFFNLTLKQVLFLQWQETRCANASFVLNGDDDVFAHTDNMVSYLQDHDPGRHLFVGQLIQNVGPIRALWSKYYVPKVVTQNERYPPYCAGGGFLLSRFTATAVRRAALVLDLFPIDDVFLGMCLELEGLKPTSHSGIRTSGVRAPSQHLSSFDPCFYRDLLLVHRFLPYEMLLMWDALNQPNLTCSKQTRIY, from the exons ATGAGGTGTCTCCGGCACCTGCGGCCCAATGCCACCCTCATTCTGGCCATCGTCGCTTttactctcctcctcctcttcagtcTGCAACTGTCACCACCCACTCGCAAGGTCCAGGAGCAGCCACCGGCGACCCCCGAGGCCCTGGCCTGGCCcactccacccacccacccagcccGGGCCCCGTGCCAGGCCAACACCTCTATGGCCAACCACCCGGACTTCGCCAAGCAGCCGAAGAATGTTCAGGACTTCCTGCTGTACAAACACTGCCGCGACTTTCCCCTGCTGCAGGACGTGCCACCTTCTAAGTGCGCGCAGCCGGTTTTCCTGCTGCTGGTGATCAAGTCCTCCCCCACCAACTATGAGCGCCGCGAGCTGCTGCGGCGCACGTGGGGCCGCGAGCGCAAGGTGCGGGGTTTGCAGCTGCGCCTCCTCTTCCTGGTGGGCACAGCCTCCAGCCCACACCAGGCCCGCAAGGTCAACCGGCTGCTGCAGCTGGAGGCACAGACTCACGGAGACATCCTGCAGTGGGACTTCCACGACTCCTTCTTCAACCTCACGCTCAAGCAG GTGCTGTTCTTACAGTGGCAGGAGACGAGGTGCGCCAACGCCAGCTTCGTGCTCAACGGGGATGATGACGTCTTTGCACACACAGACAACATGGTCTCCTACCTGCAGGACCATGACCCTGGCCGCCACCTCTTCGTGGGGCAACTGATCCAAAACGTGGGCCCCATCCGGGCTTTGTGGAGCAAGTACTATGTGCCGAAGGTGGTGACTCAGAACGAGCGGTACCCACCCTACTGTGCGGGTGGTGGCTTCCTGCTGTCCCGCTTCACTGCCACTGCCGTGCGCCGTGCCGCTCTTGTCTTGGACCTCTTCCCTATTGATGATGTCTTCCTGGGTATGTGTCTGGAGCTCGAGGGACTGAAGCCTACCTCCCACAGCGGCATCCGCACGTCTGGTGTGCGTGCCCCATCGCAACACCTGTCCTCCTTTGACCCCTGCTTCTACCGAGACCTGCTGCTGGTGCACCGCTTCCTGCCTTATGAGATGCTGCTCATGTGGGATGCACTGAACCAGCCCAACCTCACCTGCAGCAAACAGACACGGATTTACTGA
- the LOC105489382 gene encoding N-acetyllactosaminide beta-1,3-N-acetylglucosaminyltransferase 3 isoform X2: MANHPDFAKQPKNVQDFLLYKHCRDFPLLQDVPPSKCAQPVFLLLVIKSSPTNYERRELLRRTWGRERKVRGLQLRLLFLVGTASSPHQARKVNRLLQLEAQTHGDILQWDFHDSFFNLTLKQVLFLQWQETRCANASFVLNGDDDVFAHTDNMVSYLQDHDPGRHLFVGQLIQNVGPIRALWSKYYVPKVVTQNERYPPYCAGGGFLLSRFTATAVRRAALVLDLFPIDDVFLGMCLELEGLKPTSHSGIRTSGVRAPSQHLSSFDPCFYRDLLLVHRFLPYEMLLMWDALNQPNLTCSKQTRIY, from the exons ATGGCCAACCACCCGGACTTCGCCAAGCAGCCGAAGAATGTTCAGGACTTCCTGCTGTACAAACACTGCCGCGACTTTCCCCTGCTGCAGGACGTGCCACCTTCTAAGTGCGCGCAGCCGGTTTTCCTGCTGCTGGTGATCAAGTCCTCCCCCACCAACTATGAGCGCCGCGAGCTGCTGCGGCGCACGTGGGGCCGCGAGCGCAAGGTGCGGGGTTTGCAGCTGCGCCTCCTCTTCCTGGTGGGCACAGCCTCCAGCCCACACCAGGCCCGCAAGGTCAACCGGCTGCTGCAGCTGGAGGCACAGACTCACGGAGACATCCTGCAGTGGGACTTCCACGACTCCTTCTTCAACCTCACGCTCAAGCAG GTGCTGTTCTTACAGTGGCAGGAGACGAGGTGCGCCAACGCCAGCTTCGTGCTCAACGGGGATGATGACGTCTTTGCACACACAGACAACATGGTCTCCTACCTGCAGGACCATGACCCTGGCCGCCACCTCTTCGTGGGGCAACTGATCCAAAACGTGGGCCCCATCCGGGCTTTGTGGAGCAAGTACTATGTGCCGAAGGTGGTGACTCAGAACGAGCGGTACCCACCCTACTGTGCGGGTGGTGGCTTCCTGCTGTCCCGCTTCACTGCCACTGCCGTGCGCCGTGCCGCTCTTGTCTTGGACCTCTTCCCTATTGATGATGTCTTCCTGGGTATGTGTCTGGAGCTCGAGGGACTGAAGCCTACCTCCCACAGCGGCATCCGCACGTCTGGTGTGCGTGCCCCATCGCAACACCTGTCCTCCTTTGACCCCTGCTTCTACCGAGACCTGCTGCTGGTGCACCGCTTCCTGCCTTATGAGATGCTGCTCATGTGGGATGCACTGAACCAGCCCAACCTCACCTGCAGCAAACAGACACGGATTTACTGA
- the LOC105486725 gene encoding insulin-like 3, translating into MDPRLPAWALVLLGPALVFALGPAPTPEMPEKLCGHHFVRALVRVCGGPRWSTEAKRPAAGGDRELLQWLERRHLLHGLVTDSNPVLGPGLQPLPQTSHHHRHHRAAATNPAHYCCLSGCTQQDLLTLCPY; encoded by the exons ATGGACCCCCGTCTGCCTGCCTGGGCGctggtgctgctgggccctgccCTGGTGTTTGCGTTGGGCCCCGCGCCCACCCCAGAGATGCCTGAGAAGTTGTGCGGCCACCACTTCGTGCGCGCGCTGGTGCGCGTGTGCGGGGGCCCCCGCTGGTCCACGGAGGCCAAGAGGCCTGCAGCAGGAGGCGACC gtGAGTTGCTGCAGTGGCTGGAGAGACGACATCTGCTCCATGGGCTGGTGACCGACAGCAACCCTGTGCTGGGACCTGGcctgcagcccctgccccagACTTCTCACCATCACCGCCACCACCGTGCAGCTGCCACCAACCCTGCACACTACTGCTGCCTCAGTGGGTGTACCCAACAAGATCTGCTGACCCTCTGTCCCTACTGA